TCTTCGTTAATTTGTGACCATTTTATTCATATGGTCATTTTTTGTTAAAAATAAAAGACTTATCTATGTTAACAAGCCTTTTAATAAGTAAAGTTCAAAGAGCCTTGCTATTTCTTCCTTTTTCAATGGTGGATGGTTCCTTTGCCAGTCATTCACCAAGGAAAAGTACATCTTCAGCATTACAAAAGACGTGACCTCAGGGTCGCAGGATTTGATTTCACCCTTATCGATTGCTTTTTGAATGATGCCCTTCATGTACTGAATGATGGACTGCTCTACCCTTTGCATGGCTTCGATAACCGTTTGCGTGCCCATATCACGCTCTTCTTGGATCAATTTTATCGTCAATTGGTGTGATTCCCTAAACACATGAACCCGGCCTAACACCCTGTTGACATTTTCAAGTATCGATGCTGACTCATCCAGCGCGCTTTCGACTTCAAATCGAATTTCAGCGATAAGTGAATTGATAATTTCTTCAAATAACTCTTCCTTCGTTTTGAAAAAGGTATAGATGGTTCCCTTCCCCACATTGGCTAACTTTGCAACCTGATCCATCGTTGTTGCCTTATAGCCATACAAGGAAAAAGACTTAGCCGCCGCCTCCAAAATCAACTTCTTACGATCAATCACTGCCACATCCACTCACCTCACTTTTTTAAAAATGACTAAAATACTAATTTGGTCATTTGTACGAAAAGTAATATATCATAATGATTTTAGAAACGCAACATATTGAAGTTTTCCTCAGCTAGAATTTTTTATCCTGCAGATTTTGTCAAATGGTTTTATGGAACCTTTTACCATTTACTTACGTCTAATTGAGTAGAGATACAGGAAATAACTGGGGGATCATTTCGATGAAAAAAGTTTTAATTGCGTTGT
This Neobacillus sp. YX16 DNA region includes the following protein-coding sequences:
- a CDS encoding TetR/AcrR family transcriptional regulator translates to MIDRKKLILEAAAKSFSLYGYKATTMDQVAKLANVGKGTIYTFFKTKEELFEEIINSLIAEIRFEVESALDESASILENVNRVLGRVHVFRESHQLTIKLIQEERDMGTQTVIEAMQRVEQSIIQYMKGIIQKAIDKGEIKSCDPEVTSFVMLKMYFSLVNDWQRNHPPLKKEEIARLFELYLLKGLLT